In Parvivirga hydrogeniphila, one genomic interval encodes:
- a CDS encoding PSP1 domain-containing protein, with protein sequence MPTVVGVKLAYAGKVLYFDPAGTEPQPGDPVIVSTERGEEFGTVVFGCTEVADDEVVAPLKPVVRLADESDVKRASELAAEDERALETFRQMVERHGLDMKPVAVETLFDGSKKVFYFVAEERVDFRALVRELASTFKTRVDMRQIGVRDEARIVGGVGHCGQQLCCARMRGDFEPVSIRMAKEQDLPLNPLKISGLCGRLMCCLRYEYDAYKDFKQRAPKCGSIVETPKGPGKVAALNTPKEIVAIKLEDGSELKVPLSAMECDAAGGRPCRVRAEAIQAPVPAVAAVLESLAAPSGTVAKAEAAAVEGERSPARRKRRRRTAGPVESAAPEPPKQPDAQRPAPRKRRRRKPKSQDKDAGNTPT encoded by the coding sequence GTGCCCACGGTAGTGGGAGTGAAGCTCGCATACGCTGGCAAGGTGTTGTACTTCGATCCCGCCGGAACCGAGCCGCAGCCTGGCGATCCCGTCATCGTCTCGACGGAGCGCGGGGAGGAGTTCGGCACGGTCGTCTTCGGCTGCACGGAGGTCGCAGATGACGAGGTCGTCGCGCCGCTCAAGCCCGTCGTGCGCCTCGCAGACGAGTCCGACGTCAAACGCGCTTCGGAGCTGGCTGCAGAAGACGAGCGCGCGCTCGAGACCTTCAGGCAGATGGTGGAGCGACACGGACTCGACATGAAGCCGGTGGCTGTCGAGACGCTCTTCGACGGCTCGAAGAAGGTCTTCTACTTCGTGGCAGAAGAGCGCGTGGACTTCCGCGCGCTCGTGCGCGAGCTCGCCTCGACCTTCAAGACGCGGGTGGACATGCGGCAGATCGGTGTCCGCGACGAGGCGCGCATCGTGGGCGGCGTCGGCCACTGCGGCCAGCAGCTGTGCTGCGCGCGCATGCGCGGCGACTTCGAGCCGGTCTCGATCCGGATGGCCAAAGAGCAGGACCTGCCGCTCAATCCGTTGAAAATCAGCGGCCTGTGTGGCAGACTGATGTGCTGTCTGCGCTACGAGTACGATGCATACAAGGACTTCAAGCAGCGTGCCCCGAAGTGCGGGTCGATCGTTGAAACCCCGAAAGGGCCAGGCAAGGTCGCGGCGCTCAACACGCCCAAGGAGATCGTCGCCATCAAGCTCGAGGACGGCTCCGAGCTCAAGGTGCCGCTGTCGGCGATGGAGTGCGACGCGGCGGGCGGACGTCCGTGCAGGGTCCGTGCCGAGGCGATCCAAGCACCCGTGCCGGCCGTCGCCGCGGTGCTCGAGAGCCTCGCAGCGCCGTCCGGGACGGTGGCGAAGGCCGAAGCAGCCGCTGTGGAAGGCGAGCGCTCACCAGCGAGGCGCAAGCGGCGGCGCCGGACCGCAGGGCCGGTGGAGAGCGCGGCTCCGGAGCCGCCGAAGCAGCCGGATGCACAGCGCCCCGCACCGCGCAAGCGGAGGCGGCGCAAACCGAAGAGCCAGGACAAGGATGCGGGGAATACGCCGACGTAG
- the holB gene encoding DNA polymerase III subunit delta' — protein MTSGCAWDRVALQRPIAKRLKAAVESGKVSHAYLFVGQPGSGTLLMAQALACAVLCESGGCGACPTCARVWNWSHPDLVRLEPQGSAGYTVEQARELVHDVGLRPVAGAKKVYVIEDADRLGASAANALLKTIEEPPPSALLVLLARSYESVLPTVASRCQVVRFAPVPEPTAVALLVERTGASPDQARAALAAAGGVLARAEALLRSPMLLATRVLAFDILKRLPYMDGHDVLLAARDLLAAVRAPLEDVKAAQAAEIAERREYFGTDASVKPLEERHRRELTARERESVALLLGSMASWVRDALAVGAGREDLAANADEADAIEEVARVMSPAAAVRAVRAVEAARERVSYNVNPQVAIEAMLFDLQEVLKCPR, from the coding sequence ATGACGAGCGGGTGTGCATGGGACCGCGTGGCCTTGCAGCGGCCGATCGCGAAGCGGCTGAAGGCCGCGGTCGAGTCGGGCAAGGTGTCGCACGCGTACCTGTTCGTGGGACAGCCGGGATCGGGCACGCTCTTGATGGCGCAGGCCCTGGCGTGCGCCGTTCTGTGCGAGTCCGGCGGCTGCGGAGCGTGCCCCACCTGCGCGCGCGTGTGGAACTGGAGCCACCCGGATCTCGTCCGGTTGGAGCCACAGGGATCTGCGGGCTACACCGTCGAGCAAGCGAGGGAGCTCGTGCACGACGTCGGGCTGCGGCCGGTTGCGGGCGCGAAGAAGGTGTACGTCATCGAGGACGCTGACCGGCTCGGTGCGAGCGCAGCCAACGCGCTTCTGAAGACCATCGAAGAGCCACCGCCAAGCGCCCTGCTCGTGCTGCTTGCTCGCTCCTACGAATCCGTTCTCCCGACGGTGGCGTCGCGCTGCCAGGTGGTGCGGTTCGCGCCGGTTCCGGAGCCGACCGCGGTCGCGCTGCTCGTCGAGCGGACGGGCGCATCGCCCGATCAGGCGCGCGCTGCGCTCGCGGCCGCCGGAGGCGTGCTCGCTCGGGCGGAGGCGCTGCTGCGCTCGCCGATGCTCCTTGCAACACGTGTTCTCGCATTCGACATCCTCAAGCGGTTGCCATACATGGACGGGCACGACGTGCTGCTCGCGGCCCGTGATCTGCTGGCCGCGGTGCGCGCGCCGCTCGAGGACGTGAAGGCGGCGCAGGCGGCCGAGATCGCGGAGCGACGCGAGTATTTCGGCACGGACGCGTCGGTCAAGCCGCTCGAGGAGCGGCACAGGCGGGAGCTCACGGCGAGGGAGCGCGAGAGCGTCGCGCTTCTGCTCGGATCGATGGCGAGCTGGGTCCGCGACGCGCTCGCTGTGGGAGCGGGCCGCGAGGACCTCGCCGCCAACGCCGACGAGGCCGACGCGATCGAGGAGGTCGCTCGGGTGATGTCGCCGGCGGCCGCGGTGCGCGCGGTGCGGGCCGTGGAAGCGGCGCGCGAGCGGGTCTCGTATAATGTGAACCCCCAGGTGGCCATCGAGGCCATGCTGTTCGATCTTCAGGAGGTCCTCAAGTGCCCACGGTAG
- the tmk gene encoding dTMP kinase, with protein MSGVFITFEGGDGAGKTTQMRLLAEALLRAGVEPVTVREPGGTLTGESIREILLGPAHDELTAVAELFLFAASRAQLTAQVIRPALEAGRVVLCDRYADSTTAYQGYGRGLDLGLVRAVNDAATGGLAPDLTFVLDVEPREGVAAASASGPDRMERQEIAFHERVRDGYAAIAAAEPERVRLVARGSVDDVWREVARLAAPVLERIGVRIGEDGR; from the coding sequence ATGAGCGGCGTGTTCATCACGTTCGAAGGCGGCGACGGCGCCGGCAAGACGACGCAGATGCGCCTGCTCGCCGAGGCGCTGCTGCGGGCCGGCGTCGAGCCGGTGACCGTCCGGGAGCCCGGCGGCACGCTCACCGGCGAGAGCATCCGCGAGATCCTCTTGGGTCCCGCGCACGACGAGCTCACCGCCGTTGCGGAGCTGTTCTTGTTCGCGGCGAGCCGTGCTCAGCTCACAGCGCAGGTCATCCGCCCGGCGCTCGAGGCCGGCAGAGTCGTGCTGTGCGACCGGTACGCCGACTCCACGACCGCGTACCAGGGATACGGCCGAGGGTTGGATCTCGGCCTGGTCCGCGCGGTGAACGACGCGGCGACAGGCGGACTGGCCCCAGACCTCACGTTTGTGCTCGACGTCGAGCCTCGCGAAGGGGTTGCGGCCGCGAGCGCCAGCGGGCCCGATCGGATGGAGCGGCAGGAGATCGCCTTCCATGAGCGGGTACGGGACGGGTATGCCGCTATCGCTGCGGCCGAGCCGGAGCGCGTGCGGCTCGTGGCCCGCGGGTCGGTGGACGACGTGTGGCGCGAGGTCGCGCGCCTGGCGGCTCCGGTGCTTGAGCGCATCGGTGTCAGGATCGGCGAGGACGGCCGATGA
- a CDS encoding FumA C-terminus/TtdB family hydratase beta subunit, whose amino-acid sequence MREPVRILLPDERDVLRGLVAGDEVVLSGVLFTARDATHERLAAELARTGELPYGLAGQALFYAGPTPPRPGRPAGSVGPTTASRMDAWTSELLRAGIVATIGKGPRSEAVRLACAETGAVYLVAVGGAAALLGERVVSAETVAYRELGPEALIRLEVRDLPVFVGIDARGRDLYASGARGTHEERA is encoded by the coding sequence ATGCGTGAGCCCGTCCGGATTCTGCTGCCTGACGAAAGAGACGTGCTTCGCGGTCTCGTCGCGGGCGACGAGGTCGTGCTCTCGGGCGTGCTGTTCACGGCGCGGGACGCCACGCATGAGAGGCTGGCAGCAGAGCTCGCGCGGACCGGCGAGCTCCCGTACGGCCTCGCGGGCCAGGCGTTGTTCTACGCGGGTCCGACGCCTCCCAGGCCCGGAAGGCCGGCCGGTTCCGTCGGCCCGACGACGGCGAGCCGCATGGACGCCTGGACGTCCGAGCTCCTGCGCGCTGGGATCGTCGCGACGATCGGCAAGGGCCCGCGCAGCGAAGCGGTGCGCCTCGCGTGCGCGGAGACGGGGGCCGTGTACCTCGTGGCCGTCGGCGGCGCCGCGGCGCTTCTCGGCGAGCGGGTCGTGAGCGCTGAGACCGTGGCGTACCGCGAGCTTGGTCCCGAAGCGCTGATCCGCCTCGAGGTCCGCGACCTGCCGGTGTTCGTCGGCATCGACGCACGCGGGCGGGACCTCTATGCTTCCGGTGCGAGAGGCACTCACGAGGAGCGCGCATGA
- a CDS encoding MFS transporter, with product MTALVDLSSARYGPLLKNKRFRRLWISQFVSGIGDWLVIGLLIPLVTTLSGGSASAVAGIMIVKILPSLLLSSFVGVFVDWFDRRVLMIVCDAVRAVLTLGLLFTNSLAVIYAIVFFMEMASLFFNPAKNALVPYLVDEEDIAVANGLSYTTQQASMLIGLTASGAILAAFEAIVRAVLRAKLPVVDALAGPLAPALLGPRAGVVLNSLSFVTSAAFVLSIRVRARAGEARRFDLTLIGRDVVESFRFLKERVELRGLLVTVALALMGGGSLISVGLVHVQSNLVGGVPFLDRIELFRRLVAAPQTFMLVFIAFGMVAGALLVPRLTGRIPLQALFLGAVSVFGAGMVVFALSSAYWIAAVFAFVAGLCIAALSVTGNTYVVLTVSDELRGRVFTALDAVVRVSLLVSMAVVAPLGDLVNAAIAALVKSRGIDPAHVWLSGPRLTLLLASALVLAAAWNGYRRLEWRRPAASAEVADA from the coding sequence GTGACGGCCCTGGTGGACCTGTCGAGCGCACGCTACGGCCCGCTGTTGAAGAACAAGCGGTTCCGCCGGCTGTGGATCAGCCAGTTCGTGAGCGGTATCGGCGACTGGCTCGTCATCGGTCTGCTCATCCCGCTCGTCACGACGCTGTCCGGCGGATCGGCGTCTGCAGTCGCGGGCATCATGATCGTCAAGATCCTGCCGTCGCTTCTGTTGAGCTCGTTCGTCGGGGTGTTCGTCGACTGGTTCGACCGCCGCGTGCTGATGATCGTGTGCGACGCCGTCCGGGCCGTGCTCACGCTCGGCTTGCTGTTCACGAACTCGCTTGCCGTCATCTACGCGATCGTGTTCTTCATGGAGATGGCCTCGCTGTTCTTCAACCCCGCCAAGAACGCGCTCGTGCCGTACCTCGTCGACGAGGAGGACATCGCCGTCGCGAACGGGCTCTCGTACACGACGCAGCAGGCGAGCATGCTCATCGGGTTGACGGCCTCCGGCGCCATCCTTGCGGCGTTCGAGGCGATCGTGCGCGCGGTGCTGCGCGCGAAGCTGCCGGTGGTGGACGCGCTCGCAGGCCCGCTTGCTCCTGCGCTTCTCGGTCCGCGCGCAGGTGTCGTGCTCAACTCGCTCAGTTTCGTGACCTCAGCGGCCTTCGTGCTGAGCATCCGCGTCCGCGCACGTGCAGGCGAGGCCCGGCGCTTCGACCTCACGCTCATCGGCCGCGACGTCGTGGAGTCGTTCCGGTTCTTGAAAGAGCGCGTGGAGCTCCGTGGCCTGCTCGTGACCGTGGCCCTCGCGCTCATGGGCGGCGGGTCGCTCATCTCGGTGGGCCTGGTGCACGTGCAGAGCAATCTCGTCGGGGGCGTTCCGTTCCTCGACCGCATCGAGCTGTTCCGCCGGCTCGTCGCGGCCCCGCAGACGTTCATGCTCGTGTTCATCGCGTTCGGGATGGTCGCCGGCGCGCTTCTCGTGCCGCGGCTGACCGGACGGATCCCGCTGCAGGCGCTCTTCTTGGGCGCGGTGAGCGTGTTCGGGGCAGGGATGGTGGTCTTCGCGCTGTCGAGCGCGTACTGGATCGCGGCGGTGTTCGCCTTCGTGGCCGGGCTGTGCATCGCCGCCTTGAGCGTCACGGGCAACACCTACGTCGTGCTCACCGTCTCCGACGAGCTGCGCGGCAGGGTGTTCACCGCGCTCGATGCGGTGGTGCGCGTGTCGCTGCTGGTGTCGATGGCCGTGGTGGCGCCCCTGGGCGACCTCGTCAACGCGGCGATAGCGGCGCTCGTGAAGTCTCGCGGCATCGATCCTGCACACGTCTGGCTCTCAGGGCCGCGGCTCACGTTGCTCTTGGCTTCGGCGCTCGTGCTCGCTGCTGCATGGAACGGGTACCGCCGGCTGGAGTGGCGGCGCCCGGCTGCGTCGGCGGAGGTGGCAGATGCGTGA
- a CDS encoding fumarate hydratase, whose amino-acid sequence MLSTRAIADAVKEAVARLACSLRPDVRSALEQALRSETSERGRRVIEMLLENAAVAERDAAPLCQDTGTVWVWVEAGEDECVPAGLPEAIDAAVRDAYRESGLRMSVVKDALLDRTNTGDNTPALLDVSWRPGSGATVHVMLKGGGSDNASVVQMLPPSAGEDGVVDAVVRAVEAKGASACPPLVIGVGVGGTFDTVGKLSKRALLRPLDAPAADPRVRDLEARILVAVNATGIGPAGLGGSTTALGVRLVSAPSHIAALPVAVNLGCCAMRATSVEVRGA is encoded by the coding sequence GTGCTCTCGACGCGCGCCATCGCTGACGCCGTCAAAGAGGCCGTTGCGCGCCTCGCCTGCTCGCTTCGCCCGGACGTCCGCTCAGCGCTGGAGCAGGCGCTGCGCTCGGAGACCTCCGAGCGGGGCCGGCGCGTCATCGAGATGCTGCTTGAGAACGCGGCCGTCGCCGAACGCGACGCCGCGCCGTTGTGCCAGGACACCGGGACCGTCTGGGTGTGGGTCGAGGCAGGCGAGGACGAGTGCGTGCCTGCCGGACTGCCTGAGGCGATCGACGCCGCGGTGCGCGACGCCTACCGCGAGAGCGGGCTTCGCATGAGCGTCGTCAAAGACGCGCTTCTCGACCGCACGAACACCGGCGACAACACGCCGGCGCTCCTCGACGTGTCGTGGCGTCCGGGAAGCGGGGCGACCGTCCACGTCATGCTGAAAGGCGGCGGCTCGGACAACGCCTCTGTCGTGCAGATGCTTCCGCCGAGCGCGGGCGAAGACGGCGTCGTGGATGCAGTGGTGCGCGCCGTGGAAGCGAAAGGGGCGTCCGCATGCCCGCCGCTCGTCATCGGCGTCGGGGTCGGCGGGACCTTCGACACCGTGGGCAAGCTCTCGAAGCGAGCGCTCCTGCGGCCGCTCGATGCGCCTGCTGCCGATCCTCGCGTCCGCGATCTCGAGGCGCGCATCCTCGTGGCCGTCAACGCCACCGGCATCGGGCCGGCCGGCCTCGGCGGCAGCACGACCGCGCTCGGCGTGCGGCTCGTCTCGGCGCCGTCGCACATCGCTGCGCTGCCTGTGGCCGTCAACCTCGGCTGCTGCGCGATGCGCGCGACGTCTGTGGAGGTGAGGGGCGCGTGA
- the mdh gene encoding malate dehydrogenase, whose product MSRRKVTIVGAGQVGATAAYLLALKEAADVVLVDVADGVPQGKALDMMHARRVGGFDVRVVGTNGYDECEGSDVVVITAGLPRRPGMTREDLLKTNGDIVRSVITEVVRVAPTAVVICVTNPLDVMTYLAWRISGMPRGRVLGMGGVLDSSRFAHAIAEAAGVPVADVDAMVIGAHGDTMLPLVGRATVAGRPLCEVLAPDAIEEVVRRTVNGGADVVALLKSGSAFYAPGASVAAMVEAVLTDARRVMPTCAVLDGEYGLRGVSVGVPAVIGAEGVVEVLELDLADDELAALRASAAGVSQGIAALGLGE is encoded by the coding sequence GTGTCGCGTCGCAAGGTCACGATCGTCGGAGCAGGCCAGGTCGGCGCGACCGCCGCGTACTTGCTCGCGCTCAAGGAAGCCGCAGACGTCGTGCTCGTGGACGTCGCGGACGGCGTCCCGCAGGGAAAAGCGCTCGACATGATGCACGCCCGGCGCGTCGGCGGCTTCGACGTGCGCGTGGTCGGGACGAACGGCTACGACGAGTGCGAAGGCTCGGACGTCGTCGTCATCACGGCGGGACTGCCGCGCAGGCCCGGCATGACGCGGGAGGACCTGCTGAAGACCAACGGCGACATCGTCCGCTCGGTCATCACCGAGGTCGTGCGGGTGGCGCCGACGGCCGTCGTGATCTGCGTGACGAACCCGCTCGACGTCATGACCTACCTGGCGTGGAGGATCTCCGGGATGCCGCGCGGCAGGGTCCTTGGCATGGGCGGCGTGCTCGACTCGTCGCGGTTCGCGCATGCGATCGCCGAGGCGGCGGGAGTGCCTGTCGCGGACGTCGATGCGATGGTGATCGGCGCCCACGGCGACACGATGCTGCCGCTCGTGGGCCGCGCGACCGTCGCTGGCAGGCCGCTTTGTGAGGTGCTCGCGCCAGACGCGATCGAGGAGGTCGTGCGTCGCACGGTGAACGGCGGGGCAGACGTCGTCGCGCTGCTCAAGTCCGGGAGCGCGTTTTACGCTCCAGGCGCGTCGGTAGCGGCGATGGTGGAGGCGGTGCTGACAGACGCCCGGCGCGTCATGCCGACGTGCGCCGTGCTCGACGGCGAGTACGGGCTTCGCGGCGTGAGCGTCGGCGTGCCTGCCGTCATCGGTGCCGAGGGCGTCGTCGAGGTGCTCGAGCTCGATCTTGCCGACGATGAGCTCGCTGCGCTGCGCGCCTCGGCCGCTGGCGTCTCGCAGGGCATCGCCGCCCTCGGCCTCGGGGAGTGA
- a CDS encoding DNA topoisomerase I has protein sequence MRLIVSEKNIAARRIAEILATGKPKTEQVHGVPVYRFKRNGEEWASIGLKGHILGVDFPLALRHRDGRWTAEWPDGRATPAELPRELPAPPWQKRSKPYLPDGVDLATWKLQSLPYLVWAPVGKHVAERDIVEALKSLAKQADAVVIATDYDREGELIGADARSIVRSVNANVPIGRARFSAITKDEIERAFSSVGAIFEELAAAGETRQDIDLIWGAVLTRYLTKVKFSGVGRPRSVGRVQTPTLRLVVEREVEREAFVPETYWVVKALFEARGEEFSATHETERFSSDKDAARVLTAVDGHDAGTVAEAEKTRRTVNPPAPFNTTALQAAAAAEGLSPARTMRIAETLYMNGLISYPRVDNTVYPPSLDLVGALRMLREVPAYRDYAKRLLGRPTLRATRGAKETTDHPPIHPTGVADPDKLSAEEWKLYNLVARRFLATLSDPAVVEVTKLVVEVGGERFVARGDVVVEPGFREIYPYGAKRDERLPAVETGEQVAFKGASSESKQTQPPKRYTQGALIQEMEKRGLGTKATRHEIIQTLYDRGYITGDPVAPTSLGRAVVKALSAFAERITTPDMTAELEAEMDAIANGEGKKDAVVTHSRRMLGDALQDLLDHASEVGEMLKEASLEDARVGACPSCGKDLVVRSSAKTKGQFAGCTGYPECTVTYPLPAGKIEPVDEPCEVCGAPKIKVIQARRKPEVRCIDPACPTNAEQPLDIGACPVCAAAGRDGRIIAQRSARTLKRFARCTRYDECHVSYPLPQSGEIAPTGETCECGAPIVVVQTRRGPWRVCADPSCPSKQERPKRTGASRRRTRG, from the coding sequence ATGCGTCTGATCGTCTCCGAGAAGAACATAGCCGCCCGGCGTATCGCAGAGATCCTTGCTACCGGTAAGCCGAAGACCGAGCAGGTCCACGGCGTTCCGGTGTACCGCTTCAAGCGAAACGGCGAGGAGTGGGCGAGCATCGGGCTCAAGGGCCACATCCTCGGCGTCGACTTCCCGCTTGCCCTCAGGCACCGAGACGGCCGGTGGACGGCCGAGTGGCCGGACGGGAGAGCGACCCCTGCGGAGCTGCCTCGCGAGCTCCCGGCGCCGCCGTGGCAGAAGCGCTCGAAGCCGTACCTGCCGGACGGCGTCGACCTCGCCACCTGGAAGCTCCAGTCGCTGCCGTACCTGGTGTGGGCGCCCGTGGGCAAGCACGTCGCTGAGCGCGACATCGTCGAGGCGCTGAAGTCGCTCGCGAAGCAGGCCGACGCCGTCGTCATCGCCACCGACTACGACCGCGAGGGCGAGCTCATCGGCGCTGATGCCCGGTCGATCGTGCGGTCCGTGAACGCGAACGTGCCGATCGGCCGTGCGCGGTTCTCCGCAATCACGAAAGACGAGATCGAGCGAGCGTTCTCCTCTGTCGGTGCCATCTTCGAGGAGCTCGCCGCTGCGGGCGAGACGAGGCAGGACATCGACCTCATCTGGGGCGCTGTGCTCACGCGGTACCTGACGAAGGTGAAGTTCTCCGGCGTCGGGCGACCCCGGAGCGTGGGCCGCGTGCAGACCCCGACGCTGCGCCTCGTGGTGGAGCGCGAGGTGGAGCGCGAGGCCTTCGTGCCGGAGACGTACTGGGTCGTCAAGGCGCTGTTCGAGGCGCGCGGCGAGGAGTTCTCCGCAACGCACGAGACCGAGCGGTTCTCATCCGATAAGGACGCGGCGCGCGTGCTCACGGCGGTGGACGGGCATGACGCAGGCACCGTCGCCGAGGCGGAGAAGACCCGGCGGACGGTGAACCCGCCCGCGCCGTTCAACACCACCGCGCTTCAGGCGGCCGCTGCTGCCGAAGGGCTTTCGCCAGCGCGCACGATGCGCATCGCTGAGACGCTGTACATGAACGGCCTCATCTCGTACCCGCGCGTGGACAACACCGTCTACCCGCCGAGCCTCGATCTTGTCGGCGCGCTGAGGATGCTGCGCGAGGTGCCCGCGTACCGCGACTACGCGAAGCGGCTGCTCGGACGGCCGACGCTTCGCGCGACCCGCGGCGCCAAGGAGACCACCGACCATCCGCCGATCCACCCGACCGGCGTGGCGGACCCAGACAAGCTCTCCGCCGAGGAGTGGAAGCTCTACAACCTCGTCGCCCGCCGCTTCTTGGCGACGCTTTCCGACCCGGCCGTCGTGGAGGTCACGAAGCTCGTGGTCGAAGTCGGCGGCGAGCGATTCGTCGCGCGCGGCGACGTCGTGGTGGAGCCCGGGTTCCGCGAGATCTACCCCTACGGCGCCAAGAGAGACGAGCGTTTGCCGGCGGTCGAGACGGGCGAGCAGGTGGCGTTCAAAGGAGCGTCGTCGGAGAGCAAGCAGACGCAGCCACCGAAGCGCTACACCCAAGGCGCGCTCATCCAGGAGATGGAGAAGCGCGGCCTCGGGACGAAGGCCACCCGCCACGAGATCATCCAGACCCTGTACGACCGGGGCTACATCACCGGGGACCCGGTGGCGCCCACCTCGCTCGGCCGTGCGGTCGTGAAGGCGCTGAGCGCGTTCGCGGAGCGCATAACCACTCCGGACATGACGGCAGAGCTCGAGGCGGAGATGGACGCGATCGCCAACGGCGAGGGCAAGAAGGATGCGGTGGTGACGCACTCGCGGCGGATGCTCGGAGATGCGCTCCAAGACCTCTTGGACCACGCGAGCGAGGTCGGCGAGATGCTGAAAGAGGCCTCGCTCGAAGACGCCCGCGTCGGCGCGTGCCCTTCGTGCGGCAAGGACCTCGTCGTGCGGTCGTCTGCCAAGACCAAGGGCCAGTTCGCGGGGTGCACCGGCTATCCCGAGTGCACGGTCACCTACCCGCTGCCTGCCGGCAAGATCGAGCCGGTGGACGAGCCGTGCGAGGTCTGCGGCGCTCCGAAGATCAAGGTCATCCAAGCGCGGCGCAAGCCAGAGGTGCGCTGCATCGATCCGGCGTGCCCGACCAACGCCGAGCAGCCGCTCGACATCGGGGCGTGCCCCGTGTGCGCGGCGGCGGGGCGGGACGGCCGCATCATCGCGCAGCGCTCCGCGCGGACGCTCAAGCGCTTCGCTCGGTGCACGCGCTACGACGAGTGCCACGTGAGCTACCCGCTGCCCCAGAGCGGGGAGATCGCCCCCACCGGCGAGACCTGCGAGTGCGGAGCGCCCATCGTCGTGGTGCAGACCAGGCGCGGGCCATGGCGGGTATGCGCGGACCCGTCGTGCCCGTCGAAGCAGGAGCGCCCCAAGCGCACGGGCGCTTCCCGGCGGCGCACGCGCGGGTAG
- a CDS encoding HD domain-containing protein has product MTRDEAVALLEQHVPAPNLKNHCLAVGWIMRALAERLSVAPADADRWEVAGIVHDLDYATTADDFERHGRVTVEMLEGSIDEEMAHAILAHARKAPRESLMDKALYAADPVTGFIVAAALVRPDKSLAAVEVSSLKKRWKEKAFARGASREQMASCAEFGLDRDEFLALSLATMQAHAEALGL; this is encoded by the coding sequence ATGACGCGCGATGAGGCCGTCGCGCTGCTCGAGCAGCACGTGCCTGCCCCGAATCTCAAGAACCACTGCCTTGCGGTCGGCTGGATCATGCGTGCGCTTGCCGAGCGGTTGAGCGTCGCGCCCGCTGACGCGGACCGGTGGGAGGTCGCGGGCATCGTGCATGACCTCGACTACGCGACGACGGCCGACGACTTCGAGCGCCACGGCCGCGTGACAGTCGAGATGCTCGAAGGCAGCATCGACGAGGAGATGGCGCACGCGATCCTCGCCCACGCGAGGAAAGCGCCGCGGGAGTCCCTCATGGACAAGGCGCTGTATGCGGCCGACCCCGTGACCGGGTTCATCGTCGCGGCGGCGCTCGTGCGTCCGGACAAGTCCCTTGCCGCAGTCGAGGTCTCCAGCCTGAAGAAGCGCTGGAAGGAAAAGGCGTTCGCGCGGGGCGCGAGCCGTGAGCAGATGGCGTCGTGCGCCGAGTTCGGACTCGACCGCGACGAGTTCTTGGCCCTTTCGCTCGCCACGATGCAGGCGCACGCGGAGGCCCTCGGGCTGTAG
- the hypB gene encoding hydrogenase nickel incorporation protein HypB: MRIDIAKDVLARNDALADENRRRFADAGVFVVDLMASPGAGKTTTILATIAALRDRYRIAVIEGDIASRVDAEKISEHGIPAVQINTGGACHLESAMIRRAIDQLDLDALDLIIVENVGNLVCPTEFDLGEHAKVMILSVPEGHDKPYKYPGIFEISEAVILNKYDTRSVFDFDEDEFRSVVGRLNPRAPIFPMSAKTGEGVEAWVAWLSERIESAQGGGSHDAR; encoded by the coding sequence GTGCGCATCGACATCGCCAAAGACGTGCTCGCGCGCAACGACGCGCTTGCAGACGAGAACCGGCGGCGCTTCGCAGATGCGGGCGTGTTCGTCGTGGACCTGATGGCGAGCCCGGGCGCGGGTAAGACCACGACGATCCTCGCGACGATCGCCGCGCTCCGAGATCGGTACCGCATCGCGGTGATCGAAGGCGACATCGCGTCGCGCGTGGATGCAGAGAAGATATCGGAGCACGGCATCCCGGCCGTGCAGATCAACACAGGCGGGGCATGTCATCTCGAGTCTGCGATGATCCGGCGCGCCATCGACCAGCTCGACTTGGATGCCCTGGACCTGATCATCGTCGAGAACGTCGGCAACCTGGTGTGCCCGACGGAATTCGACTTGGGCGAGCACGCGAAGGTGATGATCCTCTCGGTCCCCGAGGGGCACGACAAGCCGTACAAGTATCCCGGGATCTTCGAGATCTCCGAGGCCGTCATCTTGAACAAGTACGACACGCGCTCGGTCTTCGATTTCGACGAAGACGAATTCCGTTCCGTGGTGGGGCGGCTCAATCCGCGTGCACCGATCTTCCCGATGTCCGCGAAGACCGGTGAGGGCGTCGAAGCCTGGGTCGCGTGGTTGAGCGAGCGCATCGAGTCAGCACAAGGAGGCGGGTCCCATGACGCGCGATGA